In one Bradyrhizobium sp. 4 genomic region, the following are encoded:
- the urtE gene encoding urea ABC transporter ATP-binding subunit UrtE — protein MLEVKDINLFYGAAQALRGVSIAAEPGKVTCVLGRNGVGKTSLLRAMVGQYPISSGAIVLDGNDITGLKPYERARKGIGFVPQGREIFPLLTVEENLKTGFGPLRREDKHIPDDVYSLFPVLQSMLGRRGGDLSGGQQQQLAIGRALVMRPKLLLLDEPTEGIQPSIIKDIGRAISYLRNLGNIAIVLVEQYLDFACELGDSFAVMDRGAVKFTCDRSNLDASEISRQMAL, from the coding sequence ATGCTTGAGGTCAAGGACATCAACCTGTTCTACGGCGCGGCGCAGGCGCTGCGCGGTGTCTCGATCGCGGCCGAGCCCGGCAAGGTCACTTGCGTGCTCGGGCGCAACGGCGTCGGCAAGACCTCGCTCCTGCGCGCCATGGTCGGGCAGTACCCGATTTCCTCGGGCGCGATCGTGCTCGACGGCAACGATATCACGGGCCTGAAGCCCTATGAGCGCGCGCGCAAGGGCATCGGCTTCGTGCCGCAGGGGCGCGAGATATTTCCGCTTCTGACGGTCGAGGAAAATCTCAAGACCGGCTTCGGCCCGCTCAGGCGCGAGGACAAGCACATTCCTGACGACGTGTACTCGCTGTTCCCGGTGCTGCAATCCATGCTCGGCCGGCGCGGCGGCGATCTCTCCGGCGGCCAGCAGCAACAGCTCGCGATCGGGCGCGCGCTGGTGATGCGGCCAAAGCTGCTGCTGCTCGACGAGCCGACCGAGGGCATCCAGCCCTCGATCATCAAGGACATCGGCCGAGCCATCTCGTATCTGCGCAATCTCGGCAACATCGCCATCGTGCTGGTCGAACAATATCTCGACTTTGCCTGCGAACTCGGCGACAGTTTTGCGGTGATGGATCGCGGCGCGGTGAAGTTCACCTGCGACCGCTCCAATCTCGACGCGAGCGAAATCAGCCGCCAGATGGCGCTGTAG
- the urtD gene encoding urea ABC transporter ATP-binding protein UrtD: MNVMDTRATSAMLYLDGVHVSFDGFHAINNLSLTLEPGEMRAIIGPNGAGKTTMMDIITGKTKPDEGTVLFDGVTDLTRLDETRIAELGIGRKFQKPTVFESQTVQDNLLLALNVDHSVKGTLFWRGSRAESEQIDKVLETIRLTDARARLAGSLSHGQKQWLEIGMLLAQDPKLLLVDEPVAGMTDVETHLTAELLKQINKTHTVMVVEHDMTFVRELGVKVTCLHEGTVLAEGTIDQVSSNERVIEVYLGR; encoded by the coding sequence ATGAACGTCATGGACACCCGCGCCACCTCCGCAATGCTTTATCTCGACGGCGTGCACGTCTCGTTCGACGGCTTCCACGCCATCAACAACCTCTCGCTGACGCTCGAGCCCGGCGAGATGCGTGCCATCATCGGCCCGAACGGCGCCGGCAAGACCACGATGATGGACATCATCACCGGCAAGACCAAGCCTGACGAAGGCACCGTGCTGTTCGACGGCGTCACCGATCTGACGCGGCTGGACGAAACCCGTATCGCCGAGCTCGGCATCGGCCGCAAATTCCAGAAGCCGACCGTGTTCGAGAGCCAGACCGTGCAGGACAATCTGTTGCTCGCGCTCAATGTCGACCACAGCGTCAAGGGTACGCTGTTCTGGCGCGGCAGCCGGGCGGAATCCGAGCAGATCGACAAGGTGCTGGAGACGATCCGCCTCACCGATGCCCGCGCCCGTCTCGCCGGCAGCCTCAGCCACGGCCAGAAGCAGTGGCTCGAGATCGGCATGCTGCTCGCACAGGATCCGAAACTGCTTCTCGTCGACGAACCCGTCGCCGGCATGACCGACGTCGAGACGCATCTCACCGCCGAGCTGCTCAAGCAAATCAACAAGACCCACACCGTGATGGTGGTCGAGCACGACATGACGTTCGTGCGCGAGCTGGGCGTGAAGGTCACCTGCCTGCATGAGGGGACCGTGCTCGCGGAAGGCACCATCGACCAGGTCTCGTCCAACGAGCGGGTCATCGAAGTCTATCTGGGGCGCTGA
- a CDS encoding urease accessory protein UreD — MRSDVLATSSVFDANRARGAVRFDVHARDGVTRRGILHESGSLRVRFPSPEDEGLSGVFVNTAGGVAGGDRFDIEIAAADSSKLTLTTAAAEKVYRAPAQAAELNITLKVAAGAHLGWLPQETILFDRARVRRRFDIDLDATASLLLCEIVVFGRTAMGERMEQGEFVDHWRLRRGGKLMFAETVRLDGNIGAKLARSAVAKGGAAIGTALLVPGDEALIERLREASESFGGEVGISAWNGFAMARFCAQDAARLRADMMAVLARTGAALPRLWLN; from the coding sequence ATGCGCAGCGACGTTTTAGCGACATCTTCGGTGTTCGACGCCAACCGTGCCCGCGGCGCGGTGCGCTTCGACGTCCACGCGCGCGACGGTGTGACACGTCGCGGGATATTGCATGAGTCCGGCTCGCTGCGCGTGCGCTTCCCTTCGCCGGAGGACGAGGGTCTCTCCGGTGTGTTCGTCAACACGGCCGGCGGCGTTGCGGGCGGCGATCGTTTCGACATCGAAATCGCGGCCGCAGATAGCTCGAAGCTGACGCTGACGACGGCAGCCGCGGAAAAGGTCTACCGCGCGCCAGCGCAGGCGGCGGAGCTCAATATAACGCTGAAGGTTGCCGCAGGCGCACATCTCGGCTGGCTGCCGCAGGAGACGATCCTGTTCGACCGGGCGCGCGTGCGGCGCCGCTTCGACATCGACCTCGATGCGACTGCCTCGCTTCTGCTGTGCGAGATCGTGGTGTTCGGCCGTACCGCCATGGGCGAACGAATGGAGCAAGGCGAGTTCGTCGACCACTGGCGGCTGCGTCGCGGCGGCAAGCTCATGTTCGCCGAGACCGTCAGGCTCGACGGCAATATCGGCGCAAAGCTTGCGCGATCGGCGGTGGCGAAGGGCGGCGCTGCGATCGGCACGGCGCTGCTCGTGCCCGGCGACGAGGCCCTGATCGAGCGTCTTCGCGAGGCCTCGGAATCCTTTGGCGGCGAGGTCGGGATATCCGCCTGGAATGGCTTTGCAATGGCGCGGTTCTGTGCCCAAGATGCGGCGCGGCTGCGCGCGGACATGATGGCCGTCCTGGCGCGCACCGGTGCGGCGTTGCCGCGGCTCTGGCTCAATTGA
- a CDS encoding urease subunit gamma produces MNLSPREKDKLLISMAAIVARRRLDRGVKLNHPEAIALISDFILEGARDGRTVAELMQAGAQVLTREQVMPGIPEMIHDIQVEATFPDGTKLVTVHEPIR; encoded by the coding sequence ATGAACCTGTCTCCCCGCGAAAAGGACAAGCTTCTGATCTCGATGGCGGCGATCGTGGCCCGCCGCCGGCTGGATCGCGGCGTCAAGCTCAACCATCCGGAGGCGATCGCGCTCATCTCCGATTTCATCCTCGAGGGCGCGCGCGATGGCCGCACCGTCGCCGAGCTGATGCAGGCGGGCGCGCAGGTCCTCACCCGCGAACAGGTGATGCCGGGAATCCCTGAGATGATCCACGACATCCAGGTCGAGGCGACCTTTCCGGACGGCACCAAGCTCGTCACCGTGCACGAACCGATCAGGTAG